In Acidobacteriota bacterium, the genomic window AGTTCGCTCGGCAGTCGATAGATTGCCCATCTTTGATTGCTCGGAGAAAACCGAATGACCGCTCTTCGTGTTCCCATCCAGAGCTGACCATCGTGATCCTCCGCACCGACCTCGACCAAGCGAATTATGCTCCCGCGCGGATTGGAGGTCATCTCATCAGACCATTTCGCGCCTGATTGCAGCTTGAACTGATGCTCCACGGGTGCCGGGGGAGTAATCGGACCTTGCCACTTGCCATTGTCATAACGGTAAAGTCCAGATTTCTGCGCCAACCATATTCTACCGCTGTTCGAGGTTAATAATTCCCCAGAAGGCTGCACCGCAAAGCCGTTGACGGCCTCGATTTTCTGCCATTGGTTTCCATTGACCACGCTTAGGAGGTAAAGACCTAAGGAATGAACCCAGATCTTCCCATCCGCACTCCACGCAATTGAGCGTGCAGATCCCAATGAATTGCCAGATTCATGTCTAAATGAAGTCCATCCGTCCGTTCTTTGGTCAAATGAATAGACGTTTGTCACGCCACCCACCCAGTGAGTGCCAGACGGGTCCTGAAATAGAACAAAGGGTAGGGCTAGATCTGTCCATC contains:
- a CDS encoding two-component regulator propeller domain-containing protein, with translation MLTAKISAAALVILSSPTLWSGRVTSKDINREMIAGHKVLKIHRSTRGNSGWTDLALPFVLFQDPSGTHWVGGVTNVYSFDQRTDGWTSFRHESGNSLGSARSIAWSADGKIWVHSLGLYLLSVVNGNQWQKIEAVNGFAVQPSGELLTSNSGRIWLAQKSGLYRYDNGKWQGPITPPAPVEHQFKLQSGAKWSDEMTSNPRGSIIRLVEVGAEDHDGQLWMGTRRAVIRFSPSNQRWAIYRLPSELGGVLGVYEDAIGRIWFCGPKGGVARFDKATSSWSVHDLPEILRKNRLNFYHTEFSVSGICEDKSGQVLFATDIGLISFKEKSNEWNLYTIDNSALPDNYVSALLIDKTGRIWVGTGKGIVVLDS